A stretch of the Desulforamulus ferrireducens genome encodes the following:
- a CDS encoding response regulator yields MPKETIDILIVDDQVGIRRLLSEALADEGYQVKMAGSGAEALNILSSTLPSLILLDLKMPGMTGLETLQEIRKHHGQLTVVMMTAYSEVEIMDQTMGLGVKHFLNKPFDLDEVRALVKGLLKKAEGLKLLQQEIC; encoded by the coding sequence ATGCCTAAAGAGACTATTGACATTCTCATAGTGGATGACCAGGTAGGAATTCGCAGGCTATTGTCAGAAGCACTGGCGGACGAGGGTTATCAGGTGAAAATGGCTGGCAGCGGGGCAGAGGCCCTGAATATTTTGTCCAGTACCCTGCCTTCTTTAATTTTACTCGACTTGAAAATGCCAGGCATGACCGGTCTGGAAACTTTACAAGAGATCCGTAAACACCATGGACAATTAACGGTGGTTATGATGACAGCTTACAGTGAAGTGGAAATTATGGATCAGACCATGGGCTTAGGGGTAAAACATTTTCTCAATAAACCCTTCGATTTGGATGAGGTTAGAGCGCTGGTTAAAGGTCTCTTAAAAAAAGCAGAAGGTCTTAAGTTGCTTCAACAAGAAATTTGCTAG
- the fsa gene encoding fructose-6-phosphate aldolase, whose product MLLFLDTANVDEIRAANSLGVISGVTTNPSLIAKEGRDFAEVVKEITSIVDGPISAEVISLDAEGMLKEAEELAAIHPNIVIKIPMTAEGLKATKACAQRGIKTNVTLIFSANQALLAARAGATYVSPFVGRLDDIGHDGIGLIFEVAEIFANYDIDTKIISASIRHPLHVLQSAKAGAHIATVPYKVLLQMTKHPLTDKGIEAFLADWAKLTGQA is encoded by the coding sequence ATGCTGCTTTTCCTCGACACTGCCAATGTAGATGAAATTCGTGCTGCTAACTCCCTGGGTGTCATATCCGGGGTTACCACCAACCCGTCCCTCATTGCTAAAGAAGGCCGGGATTTTGCCGAAGTGGTTAAAGAAATTACATCCATTGTAGATGGTCCCATCAGCGCTGAAGTCATCAGCTTGGATGCCGAAGGAATGCTCAAAGAAGCTGAGGAACTGGCCGCCATCCATCCCAATATTGTTATTAAAATACCGATGACTGCCGAGGGACTAAAGGCCACCAAGGCCTGCGCCCAAAGGGGCATTAAAACCAATGTTACATTAATCTTCTCGGCGAACCAGGCTCTGCTGGCAGCTCGGGCCGGTGCTACCTACGTCAGCCCCTTTGTGGGACGTTTGGATGATATTGGCCACGATGGCATTGGTTTGATCTTTGAAGTTGCCGAAATCTTTGCTAACTATGACATAGATACCAAAATCATATCCGCTAGTATTCGCCATCCCCTCCATGTCTTGCAATCAGCTAAGGCCGGTGCTCACATTGCCACCGTCCCTTACAAAGTCCTCCTACAAATGACTAAACACCCCCTGACAGATAAAGGGATAGAAGCATTTCTAGCGGACTGGGCTAAGCTAACGGGTCAGGCTTAA
- a CDS encoding class II fructose-1,6-bisphosphate aldolase: protein MPLVPVKELLQQAEAGKYAVGAFNVNNMEIVQAILAAAEAEKAPVIMQASQGAIKYAGIEYIYALASLAASQATVPVALHLDHGTSFEQCMKCIRVGFTSVMIDGSKYPLEENIALTNKVLAVARATGVSVEAELGKIGGTEDDIHVDERDAFFTDPEEARYFVEKTGVDALAVSIGTAHGQYKGIPKLDFPRLEKIVSLVKTPIVLHGSSGVPDEAIQEAIRLGVRKVNIDTNIREAFTNACRQVLADNPKEIDPRKVLGPAREAATEVIRQKIRVFGSSGKA, encoded by the coding sequence ATGCCCCTAGTCCCAGTCAAAGAATTACTGCAACAAGCCGAAGCAGGTAAATATGCTGTCGGTGCCTTCAACGTCAACAACATGGAAATCGTGCAAGCTATTCTAGCCGCTGCCGAGGCCGAAAAAGCACCGGTAATTATGCAGGCTAGCCAGGGTGCCATTAAATATGCCGGCATCGAATATATTTATGCTTTGGCCAGCCTGGCAGCCAGCCAAGCCACGGTACCGGTGGCGCTGCACCTGGACCATGGCACCAGCTTTGAACAATGCATGAAATGTATCCGTGTCGGATTTACCTCCGTCATGATTGATGGTTCCAAATATCCTCTGGAAGAAAACATTGCCCTAACCAACAAAGTATTGGCAGTAGCCCGGGCTACCGGTGTTTCTGTGGAAGCAGAACTGGGTAAAATCGGTGGCACCGAAGACGACATTCATGTGGATGAAAGAGACGCCTTCTTTACCGATCCGGAAGAAGCCAGATACTTTGTGGAAAAGACAGGGGTGGATGCCTTAGCTGTTTCCATTGGTACCGCCCATGGCCAATATAAAGGAATTCCCAAACTGGACTTCCCCCGTTTGGAAAAGATAGTAAGCCTGGTGAAAACCCCCATTGTGCTGCACGGCTCCTCCGGCGTACCTGACGAGGCCATCCAGGAAGCCATTCGCCTGGGCGTGCGTAAAGTAAACATCGATACCAACATTCGGGAAGCCTTCACCAACGCCTGCCGTCAGGTATTAGCGGATAATCCCAAGGAAATCGATCCCCGTAAAGTCCTTGGTCCCGCCAGAGAAGCAGCCACTGAAGTGATCAGACAAAAGATTCGGGTATTTGGAAGCTCGGGAAAAGCATAA
- a CDS encoding DUF2062 domain-containing protein: MANIINSLLGKCKEAYHKLLNLPESPKKVAQGIALGVAFDFLPVPFVSIPISFIVAKLIRVHAVAATLTVILFKPVVPLFFTLNIFVGKMLVGNAPSPITTEIAHGIPFLTKALLKIKALGLPFLVGCVVNAILASILAYFVAMKILEARQRARAKKLNSKMLNKT; encoded by the coding sequence GTGGCCAATATCATTAATTCGTTACTGGGTAAGTGCAAGGAAGCTTACCACAAACTTCTAAATCTTCCCGAGTCTCCAAAAAAAGTCGCCCAGGGGATTGCCCTAGGTGTTGCCTTTGATTTTTTACCTGTTCCCTTTGTCAGTATTCCCATCTCCTTCATTGTGGCCAAGCTTATTCGGGTACACGCTGTGGCTGCAACCCTAACAGTGATCCTATTCAAACCTGTGGTGCCGCTTTTTTTCACACTGAATATCTTTGTGGGAAAAATGTTGGTAGGTAATGCTCCCTCTCCCATTACCACAGAAATTGCCCATGGCATCCCTTTTTTAACCAAAGCCCTGCTAAAAATCAAGGCCCTTGGCTTACCCTTCCTGGTGGGCTGCGTTGTCAATGCCATCCTTGCCAGTATTCTGGCCTACTTTGTAGCTATGAAGATTCTTGAAGCCCGCCAAAGAGCACGGGCAAAAAAACTAAACAGCAAGATGCTGAATAAAACCTGA
- a CDS encoding Yip1 family protein — MDELRDNRYDLDIAEPVTTPVAEPPPPPLKYYDIIYGVLFEPVPTMKRVAQQPPLAATLVIVIAMTLIGLLTSLYTSAHGGPANLGLEMGLPLAKAKRFSEALRAAAPMLAILGALFFFVKWFFYSALLHLLADFYGGKGNARTVFVVYGLSCLPTVFLIPLEVLTTIFLPSLATLTTTLASLIVFVWGFILLTIGIREAHLLSTGRTVAVILTPVAVVVLLFILTVVGLVSTLSAFMPVGW; from the coding sequence TTGGATGAATTAAGGGATAATCGGTATGATCTTGACATCGCTGAGCCGGTTACAACACCCGTAGCAGAACCGCCACCACCACCCTTAAAATACTATGACATTATTTATGGAGTGTTGTTTGAACCGGTGCCAACCATGAAAAGGGTTGCTCAACAACCCCCGCTGGCCGCTACCCTGGTTATTGTGATAGCCATGACCTTAATAGGTTTATTAACCAGCTTGTACACCTCGGCCCATGGTGGTCCGGCCAACCTTGGTTTGGAAATGGGGCTACCCCTGGCCAAAGCAAAGCGGTTTTCTGAAGCTTTACGAGCGGCTGCTCCTATGCTGGCCATTTTGGGAGCGTTATTCTTCTTTGTTAAATGGTTTTTTTACAGCGCTTTACTGCACCTGCTGGCGGATTTTTATGGTGGCAAAGGAAATGCCCGGACGGTTTTTGTGGTGTACGGTTTGTCTTGTTTGCCCACGGTGTTTTTAATTCCCTTAGAGGTTCTTACCACCATCTTTTTGCCAAGCCTGGCCACCCTGACCACTACCCTGGCCAGTTTAATAGTTTTTGTTTGGGGTTTTATTCTCCTGACCATTGGTATACGGGAAGCGCACCTGTTAAGTACCGGTAGAACGGTTGCTGTTATCCTTACACCCGTGGCGGTGGTGGTGCTCCTCTTTATTCTGACCGTGGTTGGCTTGGTGTCTACCCTGTCAGCCTTTATGCCTGTCGGATGGTAG
- the rho gene encoding transcription termination factor Rho — protein sequence MRELYTIARELEIPGYYKLRKKELIFEISKLQSKQSGVSYAGGVLEILPDGYGFLRPSTYVPSNDDIYVSNSQIRRFDLRTGDLVYGQVRKPKDNERYYGLLRVEQVNGGNPELAAERMHFAGLTPLYPNERIKLQTAANRVSTRIIDLIAPLGKGQRGLIVAPPKAGKTILIKEIANSITANHPEIELFILLIDERPEEVTDIERSVKAEVVSSTFDEPPENHVKASDMVLERAKRLVESGRDVVILLDSITRLARAHNLVIPPSGRTLSGGVDPAALHKPKRFFGAARNMEEGGSLTILATALIETGSRMDDVIFEEFKGTGNMELILDRKLADRRLFPAIDIQRSGTRREDLLLSKEELDYVWNLRKAIAGMSALEALDNLLERMKNTKSNEELLGDFKPKELANTSELSEPVAPPEQPQKRSYRRRTGEGN from the coding sequence ATGCGGGAGTTGTATACCATAGCTCGCGAGCTAGAGATTCCCGGCTATTATAAATTGCGAAAAAAAGAGCTAATTTTTGAAATATCAAAGCTACAATCCAAGCAAAGCGGTGTTTCCTACGCCGGCGGGGTACTGGAAATATTACCCGACGGCTATGGCTTCCTCAGACCCTCGACCTATGTTCCCAGTAATGACGATATCTATGTATCAAATTCACAAATTCGTCGTTTCGACCTAAGAACAGGCGATCTGGTCTACGGTCAGGTAAGAAAACCCAAGGATAACGAAAGATATTACGGACTATTAAGGGTAGAACAGGTAAACGGCGGCAACCCCGAACTAGCCGCAGAACGTATGCACTTCGCTGGTCTAACCCCCCTTTACCCCAATGAACGCATCAAGCTGCAAACCGCAGCTAACCGAGTCTCAACCCGTATCATTGATCTCATTGCCCCCCTTGGCAAAGGACAAAGAGGATTAATCGTTGCCCCTCCCAAAGCTGGTAAAACCATTCTCATTAAAGAAATTGCTAACAGCATAACAGCCAACCATCCGGAAATAGAACTGTTTATCCTGTTAATTGATGAACGACCGGAAGAAGTTACTGATATCGAGCGCTCCGTCAAGGCAGAGGTAGTTAGCTCGACCTTTGATGAGCCGCCGGAAAATCATGTAAAAGCTTCGGATATGGTACTGGAGCGGGCTAAACGTCTGGTGGAAAGTGGGCGCGATGTGGTGATTTTGCTGGATAGTATTACCAGGCTTGCCCGGGCACATAACCTGGTCATTCCCCCCAGTGGACGCACCCTGTCCGGTGGTGTGGATCCTGCCGCACTGCATAAACCAAAACGCTTCTTCGGGGCGGCCAGGAATATGGAGGAAGGTGGCAGCTTAACCATCCTAGCCACCGCTTTAATTGAGACCGGCAGTCGTATGGATGATGTGATTTTTGAAGAATTTAAAGGCACAGGTAATATGGAACTAATCTTAGATCGCAAACTGGCGGATCGCAGACTATTTCCGGCCATTGATATCCAACGCTCCGGCACCAGGCGGGAGGACCTGTTGTTATCTAAGGAAGAGTTAGACTATGTTTGGAACCTCCGCAAAGCCATTGCTGGTATGAGTGCTCTGGAAGCCCTGGACAACCTGTTGGAACGCATGAAAAATACCAAAAGTAATGAAGAACTGCTGGGAGACTTTAAACCCAAGGAACTGGCAAACACCAGTGAACTAAGTGAACCGGTGGCACCCCCTGAGCAACCCCAGAAGCGGTCTTATAGGCGGAGGACGGGGGAGGGGAACTAG
- the argS gene encoding arginine--tRNA ligase codes for MQGLVEQIKASLATALQKAIKQAVDKGQVNQTDIPDIIIEVPREKGHGDFATNLAMQLARSAKMAPRKIAEAVVENLDLAATQVERVEIAGPGFINFYLRSSWVYDVLPLIQQQDRNYGRVEVGDGKRIQVEFVSANPTGLLHMGNARGAALGDSLAAILDFAGYRVSREYYINDAGNQIENFGKSLEARFLQQLGQDIPMPEEGYHGEDIIDTVKGYIKKHGTALAEADTATRRKTLAEYGLKEKVTNIRNTLLDFGVVYDEWFSEQSLHDSGAITDTLNELREKGYIYEQENALWFKATAFGDEKDEVVVRSNGIPTYFAADIAYHKNKFERGFDQVIDIWGADHHGHVNRMKGAMEAFGYQREQLEIILMQLVRLFRGGEIVRMSKRTGQFVTLEELVEEVGRDAARYFFVMRSPDSHLDFDLDLAKSQSNDNPVFYIQYAHARICSILRQLQEQGRQLPAVAQVNTSLLSEQAELDLLRKLAEFPSEITAAAELRAPHRIARYLHDLAGLFHSFYNSHRVITDNEDLSQARLVLVDCVRIVLRNALGLLGLTAPEKM; via the coding sequence TTGCAAGGACTGGTTGAACAAATTAAAGCTTCCCTGGCCACTGCTTTGCAAAAGGCCATTAAACAGGCGGTGGACAAGGGTCAGGTGAATCAGACAGACATACCGGATATAATCATTGAAGTTCCTCGAGAAAAGGGGCACGGTGATTTTGCCACCAATTTAGCCATGCAGCTGGCTCGTTCAGCCAAAATGGCCCCCCGAAAAATTGCTGAAGCGGTAGTGGAAAACCTGGATCTGGCAGCAACTCAAGTGGAGCGCGTGGAGATTGCCGGCCCGGGCTTTATTAATTTCTACCTGCGCAGCAGTTGGGTTTACGACGTACTGCCCCTAATCCAGCAACAGGATCGCAACTATGGCCGGGTAGAAGTGGGAGACGGCAAAAGGATTCAGGTGGAGTTTGTCAGTGCCAATCCCACAGGACTGCTGCACATGGGTAACGCCAGGGGGGCAGCTCTGGGTGACAGTCTGGCCGCCATTTTAGATTTTGCCGGTTATCGCGTGAGCAGGGAGTACTACATAAATGACGCCGGCAATCAGATCGAGAATTTTGGTAAATCCCTGGAAGCTCGTTTCCTTCAACAATTGGGACAGGATATTCCTATGCCCGAAGAAGGCTACCACGGTGAAGATATTATTGATACAGTAAAGGGGTATATTAAAAAGCACGGCACCGCTTTAGCGGAGGCCGATACGGCCACACGCCGCAAGACCTTAGCGGAATATGGTTTAAAAGAAAAGGTAACTAATATACGTAACACTCTGCTGGATTTTGGAGTGGTTTACGATGAATGGTTTTCCGAGCAATCTTTACATGACAGTGGTGCCATTACGGATACCCTGAATGAACTAAGAGAAAAAGGCTATATCTATGAACAAGAAAATGCCCTCTGGTTTAAAGCCACCGCCTTTGGCGATGAGAAAGACGAAGTGGTGGTGCGCAGTAACGGCATTCCTACCTATTTTGCCGCTGACATTGCCTACCACAAAAACAAATTTGAACGGGGCTTTGACCAGGTCATTGATATTTGGGGCGCCGACCATCATGGTCACGTCAACCGGATGAAGGGCGCCATGGAGGCCTTTGGCTATCAACGGGAGCAGTTGGAGATTATTTTGATGCAGTTGGTGCGCCTCTTCCGGGGTGGCGAGATTGTGCGCATGTCCAAGCGTACCGGTCAGTTTGTCACCCTGGAGGAGTTAGTGGAAGAAGTGGGCCGCGATGCGGCACGCTACTTCTTTGTTATGCGCAGTCCGGACAGTCACCTGGATTTTGACCTGGATTTGGCCAAATCCCAATCCAACGATAACCCTGTCTTTTATATTCAATATGCCCACGCTCGCATTTGCAGCATCCTACGTCAGTTACAGGAGCAGGGGCGCCAACTGCCTGCCGTGGCACAGGTCAACACCTCTTTATTAAGTGAGCAAGCTGAATTGGATCTGTTAAGAAAACTGGCCGAATTTCCTTCGGAAATTACAGCGGCGGCCGAGCTTAGGGCACCCCATCGCATTGCCCGGTACCTGCACGATTTAGCAGGTTTATTCCACAGTTTCTACAACAGCCACCGTGTAATAACTGACAACGAAGATCTCTCCCAGGCACGTCTGGTGTTAGTAGACTGTGTACGGATCGTCCTGAGAAATGCCTTGGGGTTGTTAGGGCTGACAGCGCCAGAAAAAATGTAG
- a CDS encoding DUF1934 domain-containing protein, which translates to MKKAVLITLKATRWDGENDSETVELISPGTFYTKNNCYYILYKESELTGMADTSTTLKVADKTVTLIRNGSVNMRQVFELGQTHRSLYQNSLGMMEMTVTPWNIEVDLTDIGGSIKLEYELALDGTAVGTNSLEIIVKEVEK; encoded by the coding sequence ATGAAAAAAGCTGTGCTGATCACCCTCAAAGCTACCAGATGGGATGGGGAAAATGACAGCGAGACCGTAGAATTAATCTCTCCTGGTACCTTTTACACTAAAAACAACTGCTATTATATTTTATATAAAGAGTCAGAACTAACTGGCATGGCGGATACCAGCACCACCCTCAAGGTGGCAGATAAAACCGTTACCCTGATTCGTAACGGCAGTGTCAACATGCGGCAGGTCTTTGAACTGGGGCAAACACACCGCTCCCTTTACCAAAACAGCCTCGGTATGATGGAAATGACAGTAACACCCTGGAACATAGAGGTTGACTTGACAGACATTGGGGGAAGTATTAAGCTAGAGTATGAATTAGCATTGGACGGTACTGCAGTGGGTACCAATAGTCTGGAGATTATAGTTAAAGAAGTAGAAAAATAG
- a CDS encoding CTP synthase: protein MAKFIFVTGGVVSSLGKGITASSLGRLLKSRGLKVAIQKLDPYINVDPGTMSPYQHGEVFVTEDGAETDLDLGHYERFIDTNLNKSSNVTTGRIYSTVINKERRGDYLGGTVQVIPHITNEIKDHVLRMARELDADVVISEIGGTVGDIESLPFLEAIRQLRSDLGRENVMYIHVTLVPYLRMANEFKTKPTQHSVKELRSIGIQPDVIVCRTEKTFPKEMEEKLALFCDIDKDAVIQAVDASSIYEIPLQMEQEGLDDIAVERLGLQCGEADMTEWRDMVQRMKSLDKTVTIALVGKYVSLPDAYLSVAEALRHAGLHHSYAVEIRWVNSEDLEKAPVEQYLQGVDGILVPGGFGDRGIEGKINAIKYARENKIPFLGICLGMQLAVVEFARNVLGWQDANSSEFNQHSQYPVIDLLPEQKDLDKMGGTMRLGAYPCKLVEGTHAYRAYGQEIIHERHRHRYELNNEYREELAKAGMIFSGTLPNGKLVEIIELPDHPWFLATQFHPEFKSRPNRPHPVFRDFIGAAVKNRP from the coding sequence ATGGCCAAGTTTATTTTTGTGACCGGCGGAGTGGTGTCGTCCCTGGGTAAGGGAATTACAGCTTCTTCTCTAGGTAGACTGCTAAAAAGCCGCGGTTTAAAGGTAGCTATTCAAAAGTTAGACCCCTATATTAACGTAGACCCTGGAACCATGAGCCCGTACCAGCATGGTGAGGTCTTTGTCACCGAAGACGGTGCGGAGACAGACCTGGATTTGGGCCACTATGAACGGTTTATTGATACCAACTTAAACAAATCCAGTAACGTGACCACCGGTCGTATTTACTCCACGGTGATTAACAAAGAACGCCGGGGGGACTATCTGGGTGGCACAGTACAGGTAATTCCCCATATTACCAACGAAATTAAAGACCATGTATTACGCATGGCACGGGAATTGGACGCTGATGTAGTTATTTCGGAAATCGGCGGTACCGTTGGGGATATCGAATCCCTTCCCTTCCTGGAAGCCATTCGCCAACTGCGCAGTGATTTGGGCCGGGAAAATGTGATGTATATTCATGTGACCCTGGTACCTTACCTGAGAATGGCCAATGAGTTTAAAACCAAACCTACTCAGCACTCAGTAAAAGAATTAAGAAGTATCGGTATTCAGCCCGATGTAATTGTTTGCCGGACGGAAAAAACCTTCCCCAAAGAGATGGAAGAGAAGCTGGCTTTATTCTGTGATATTGATAAAGACGCTGTGATTCAAGCAGTGGATGCCAGTTCTATTTATGAGATTCCCCTGCAAATGGAACAGGAAGGCTTGGATGACATAGCCGTTGAGCGTTTAGGGCTACAATGCGGTGAAGCTGATATGACCGAGTGGCGGGATATGGTCCAACGCATGAAAAGCTTGGACAAGACTGTCACCATTGCCCTGGTGGGTAAATATGTCTCCCTGCCGGATGCTTACCTCAGTGTGGCAGAAGCCCTGCGTCATGCCGGACTTCACCATAGCTATGCGGTGGAAATTCGTTGGGTCAACTCCGAGGACTTGGAAAAGGCTCCTGTGGAGCAGTACCTACAGGGTGTGGATGGTATTCTGGTACCCGGTGGTTTTGGCGACAGGGGTATTGAAGGTAAAATTAATGCCATAAAATATGCCCGTGAAAACAAGATTCCCTTCCTGGGTATTTGCCTGGGTATGCAACTGGCTGTGGTGGAATTTGCCCGCAATGTGCTGGGCTGGCAGGATGCCAACAGCTCCGAGTTTAACCAGCATAGTCAATATCCCGTAATAGACCTACTGCCTGAGCAAAAGGACCTGGACAAAATGGGCGGCACCATGCGTTTGGGCGCCTATCCATGCAAATTAGTAGAGGGTACCCATGCCTACCGAGCCTATGGTCAGGAGATTATTCATGAACGGCATCGCCATCGTTATGAATTAAATAACGAATACAGAGAAGAACTGGCCAAGGCTGGTATGATCTTTAGCGGTACCTTACCTAACGGTAAACTGGTGGAAATTATAGAATTACCCGATCACCCCTGGTTCCTGGCTACTCAATTCCACCCGGAATTTAAGTCCAGACCGAACCGGCCTCATCCGGTGTTCCGTGACTTTATAGGAGCAGCGGTAAAAAACAGACCGTAG
- the sppA gene encoding signal peptide peptidase SppA, translated as MNKKLITGVIIALVVFSLAVAMAVKGNDKATGKDVGSGEQIAVIHIEGTIMSTGPGGFGATGVAAADRIVANLKEARENPHIKAVILKLNTGGGTVVGSDEIGREVERVKKAGKIVVASMGEMAASGGYWIACKADKIVANPGTFTGSIGVIMQLTKLKGLYDKLGIEMYNFKTGPYKDMGATDRDITPEEREIFQSLVNDTYEDFIKVVAEGRKMDIAKVRQLADGRIYTGKQAKELGLVDELGDFNTAVKVAANLAKIKGEPELVEISGGQNIWQDIFGGLQGNGKMLPFPLEGLLLMPDPALLPLQTELQ; from the coding sequence ATGAATAAAAAACTTATTACCGGTGTTATCATTGCCCTGGTGGTATTTTCCCTGGCCGTTGCCATGGCGGTTAAGGGTAATGATAAGGCCACTGGCAAGGATGTCGGCAGTGGAGAACAAATCGCGGTTATACATATTGAAGGAACCATTATGTCCACCGGACCTGGTGGTTTTGGTGCCACAGGGGTGGCTGCGGCGGATAGAATTGTGGCAAATTTAAAGGAAGCCAGGGAAAATCCCCACATTAAAGCGGTGATTCTGAAACTTAACACCGGCGGGGGAACTGTGGTCGGTTCCGATGAAATTGGCCGAGAAGTGGAGAGAGTAAAAAAGGCCGGCAAGATAGTTGTGGCTTCCATGGGGGAAATGGCAGCCTCCGGTGGCTACTGGATTGCCTGCAAGGCAGATAAAATTGTCGCCAATCCCGGCACCTTTACCGGCAGCATTGGTGTTATAATGCAGCTTACCAAACTGAAAGGGCTGTACGATAAACTGGGCATAGAAATGTACAATTTTAAAACAGGTCCCTATAAGGATATGGGGGCTACCGACCGCGACATTACTCCCGAGGAAAGAGAGATTTTCCAGAGCCTGGTTAACGATACCTATGAGGATTTTATTAAAGTGGTAGCCGAGGGCAGAAAAATGGACATAGCCAAGGTACGTCAATTGGCCGATGGACGCATCTATACCGGCAAGCAAGCCAAGGAACTGGGCCTGGTGGACGAATTGGGGGACTTCAACACCGCTGTCAAAGTGGCTGCAAATCTGGCCAAAATTAAAGGAGAACCGGAACTGGTGGAGATATCCGGTGGTCAAAATATCTGGCAGGACATTTTTGGCGGACTGCAGGGTAATGGGAAAATGTTGCCTTTCCCGCTGGAGGGACTCCTGTTAATGCCTGATCCGGCGCTGTTGCCTTTGCAAACAGAGTTACAATAA
- the dsrB gene encoding dissimilatory-type sulfite reductase subunit beta — MAQARTDIGPPLYKDMLPPVIKENYGKWRYHEILKPGVLVHVSESGAKLYTVRAGSPRLISIYFIREICDLADKYCDGYLRFTSRHNIEFLLTDESKIDALIEDLKAMGIPVGGTGNSITNIVHTQGWVHCHTPATDASGIVKAVMDELFEYFTTMKLPAKMRIALACCLNMCGAVHCSDIAILGIHRTVPRIDHENLHKLCEIPTLTASCPTAAIRPNPKLKSIDIKAERCMYCGNCYTMCPSVHIIDAKNDAVSIWVGGKISNSRIGPRFSRLAIPFLPNNPPRWPEVVDAVKKLVELWAANAQPGERMAEWIERISWEKFFELSGLPFTDKHIDDFTLAQTTFRSTTQFKW; from the coding sequence TTGGCACAAGCAAGAACCGATATCGGACCGCCGCTCTATAAAGATATGTTACCGCCCGTTATCAAAGAGAACTATGGTAAATGGCGTTATCATGAAATCTTAAAGCCCGGCGTTCTGGTACACGTATCCGAATCCGGAGCCAAGCTGTACACAGTACGTGCTGGTTCTCCGCGTCTAATTAGCATTTATTTCATTCGCGAAATCTGCGATCTGGCAGACAAATATTGTGATGGTTATCTGAGATTTACCAGCCGTCACAACATTGAATTCTTACTCACTGACGAGAGCAAAATCGACGCTCTGATTGAAGACCTGAAAGCCATGGGTATTCCCGTTGGTGGTACTGGTAACTCCATTACCAACATCGTTCACACCCAAGGTTGGGTACACTGCCATACTCCGGCTACCGATGCTTCCGGTATCGTTAAAGCCGTTATGGATGAGCTGTTCGAGTACTTCACCACCATGAAGCTGCCTGCCAAGATGAGAATTGCTCTGGCTTGCTGCTTGAACATGTGCGGTGCTGTACACTGCTCCGACATCGCTATCCTGGGTATTCACAGAACTGTACCCAGAATTGACCATGAAAACCTGCACAAACTGTGCGAAATTCCTACTCTGACTGCTAGCTGCCCCACCGCAGCTATCCGTCCCAACCCCAAACTGAAGTCTATCGACATTAAAGCTGAGCGTTGCATGTACTGCGGTAACTGCTACACCATGTGTCCGTCCGTACACATTATCGACGCTAAGAACGACGCTGTTTCCATCTGGGTTGGCGGTAAGATTTCCAACAGCCGTATTGGCCCCAGATTCTCTCGTTTGGCCATTCCTTTCCTGCCCAACAATCCTCCCCGCTGGCCGGAAGTTGTTGACGCAGTTAAGAAGCTGGTTGAACTGTGGGCTGCCAATGCTCAACCTGGCGAGCGTATGGCTGAATGGATTGAGCGCATCAGTTGGGAGAAGTTCTTCGAGCTGTCCGGTCTACCCTTTACCGACAAGCACATCGACGACTTCACTCTGGCTCAAACTACCTTCAGAAGCACTACTCAGTTCAAGTGGTAA
- a CDS encoding XapX domain-containing protein: protein MNELIMSTVTGFAVGVLFAKLKLPVPAPSNLAGVLGIVGLFLGYYLAERLWIR from the coding sequence ATGAATGAATTAATCATGTCCACTGTAACGGGCTTTGCAGTGGGCGTCCTTTTTGCAAAATTGAAATTGCCAGTGCCTGCCCCCTCTAATCTGGCCGGGGTGCTGGGGATTGTGGGACTCTTCCTGGGTTATTACCTGGCTGAACGTCTTTGGATACGGTAA